A portion of the Paenibacillus hamazuiensis genome contains these proteins:
- the nirB gene encoding nitrite reductase large subunit NirB, giving the protein MAKQKLILVGNGMAGVKCIEEILKLAPDAFDITIFGSEPHPNYNRIMLSKVLQGDTTVEDITINSREWYKENGIKLFTGETVAKVVTHRRQVITENGLTADYDHLILATGSVPFMLPLPGANKTGVTAFRDMNDCRNMIEASKTYRKAIVIGGGLLGLEAARGLLNLGMEVEVVHIFRYLMERQLDPVASDMLKKELERQGMRFLLEKQSDEIVGKDRVEGLRFKDGTVAAADLIVMAVGVRPNVQLAKDSDILTNRGIVVNDRMETNIPHVYAVGECAEHRGIVYGLVAPLYEQGKVLAQKICGAATEGYHGSVLSTQLKVSGVDVFSAGEIVDSEDTETIQMYDGVRGKYKKIWVKDGKIVGAVLFGDSSEGAKLLGYIKQQADVSVLDAPRAAAGGAMDDYVCGLSDKETVCSCNGVSKGAIVSAIRENGLDTFEQVRQCTKASSSCGGCRPLVSAILDYTLANEEQPAADKETVCGCTDLSREELKEAVQGRGYVSVAEAMRRLRWKSPEGCGVCRAALLYYVGAAPGEAALTPSSGVLADGTQAIIPRTYGGAVSARQLRRIADVADKYGIPHIRLAENGHLKLLGVESGDVRSVLAELDMPAAVADYGLPVASVAACVGERYDPHAMQDSVRLAAALERALERLQLPGAVSVAVSASPQHKAGTLVKDLGIAGAPGGWEIYVGGSGQAKPKKGELLCTAASDEDVLSISAAFLQWYREDAYYGETTADWIERVGLLRLREGLFDTGFRAGLTGRLYAWNDPTEGEEQIELQPKAAGTR; this is encoded by the coding sequence ATGGCTAAACAAAAACTTATCCTGGTAGGCAACGGGATGGCAGGTGTCAAATGCATCGAAGAAATCTTGAAGCTTGCCCCGGATGCTTTCGATATTACGATTTTCGGCAGCGAGCCGCATCCGAACTACAACCGGATCATGCTCTCGAAGGTGCTTCAGGGCGATACGACCGTCGAGGATATTACGATCAACAGCCGCGAATGGTACAAGGAGAATGGAATCAAGCTGTTTACCGGAGAAACGGTGGCCAAGGTCGTCACCCACCGCCGGCAGGTCATAACGGAGAACGGGTTGACCGCCGATTACGATCATCTGATTTTGGCGACCGGATCCGTGCCTTTTATGCTGCCTTTGCCTGGTGCGAACAAGACGGGAGTGACCGCCTTCCGGGATATGAACGACTGCCGCAACATGATCGAGGCGTCCAAAACATACAGGAAGGCGATCGTCATCGGAGGCGGTCTGCTCGGTCTTGAAGCGGCTCGCGGCCTGCTCAATCTCGGCATGGAAGTCGAAGTGGTGCACATTTTCCGCTACCTGATGGAACGGCAGCTCGATCCGGTCGCTTCGGATATGCTGAAAAAAGAGCTGGAGCGGCAAGGAATGCGGTTCCTGCTCGAAAAACAGTCGGACGAAATCGTCGGCAAAGATCGCGTGGAGGGGCTGCGCTTCAAGGATGGAACGGTGGCGGCCGCAGATTTGATCGTGATGGCGGTCGGCGTCAGGCCGAACGTGCAGCTCGCCAAAGACAGCGATATTTTAACGAACCGCGGCATCGTTGTGAACGATCGTATGGAGACGAACATTCCGCACGTTTATGCGGTCGGCGAGTGCGCAGAGCATCGTGGAATCGTATACGGTCTCGTAGCCCCGCTGTATGAGCAGGGAAAGGTGCTCGCGCAAAAAATATGCGGGGCGGCGACGGAGGGGTACCACGGTTCGGTGCTGTCGACCCAGCTCAAAGTGTCCGGTGTCGATGTCTTTTCCGCAGGGGAAATCGTCGATTCCGAGGACACCGAAACGATACAAATGTATGACGGAGTCCGGGGCAAGTATAAAAAAATATGGGTTAAGGACGGAAAAATCGTCGGAGCCGTCCTTTTCGGAGACAGCAGCGAGGGAGCGAAGCTGCTCGGCTATATCAAGCAGCAGGCCGACGTGTCGGTGCTGGATGCACCAAGGGCCGCTGCGGGCGGCGCAATGGACGATTATGTTTGCGGCTTATCCGATAAGGAGACGGTATGCTCCTGCAACGGGGTTTCGAAGGGAGCCATTGTTTCGGCTATCCGCGAAAACGGGCTGGACACGTTCGAGCAGGTGCGGCAGTGCACGAAAGCGTCGAGCTCTTGCGGCGGCTGCAGGCCGCTGGTTTCGGCGATTTTGGACTATACGCTGGCGAATGAGGAACAGCCTGCAGCGGATAAGGAAACGGTGTGCGGCTGTACCGATCTGAGCCGCGAAGAGTTGAAGGAAGCTGTGCAAGGCAGGGGGTATGTATCAGTGGCGGAAGCCATGAGGCGGCTTCGTTGGAAATCGCCGGAGGGCTGCGGGGTCTGCCGTGCGGCGCTGCTTTACTACGTGGGCGCTGCCCCCGGTGAGGCGGCTTTAACGCCGTCTTCCGGCGTGCTGGCCGACGGGACGCAGGCGATCATTCCGCGGACGTACGGCGGCGCCGTCAGCGCAAGGCAGCTGCGGCGGATTGCCGATGTGGCCGACAAATACGGCATTCCGCACATTCGGCTGGCCGAGAACGGGCACCTGAAGCTGCTCGGCGTGGAGTCCGGCGATGTGCGATCGGTGCTCGCGGAGCTGGATATGCCGGCCGCCGTCGCCGATTACGGCCTGCCGGTCGCATCGGTTGCCGCCTGCGTCGGCGAGCGGTACGATCCGCATGCGATGCAGGATTCGGTTCGCCTTGCGGCTGCTCTGGAGCGCGCGCTCGAGCGGCTGCAGCTGCCGGGTGCCGTCTCCGTGGCAGTATCCGCCAGTCCGCAGCATAAGGCGGGCACGCTGGTCAAAGACCTCGGCATCGCCGGAGCGCCGGGCGGCTGGGAAATCTACGTCGGCGGCAGCGGCCAGGCGAAGCCGAAAAAGGGTGAGCTGCTGTGTACGGCGGCAAGCGACGAGGACGTGCTGTCCATCTCCGCCGCTTTTCTGCAGTGGTACCGGGAGGATGCTTATTACGGCGAAACGACAGCGGATTGGATCGAACGCGTCGGGCTTTTGCGGCTTCGCGAAGGTTTGTTTGATACAGGTTTCCGGGCGGGGCTGACCGGACGGCTTTACGCCTGGAATGACCCGACTGAAGGAGAAGAGCAAATAGAACTGCAGCCGAAGGCTGCCGGGACAAGGTGA